CTTTGACCTTGGCAGGGAGAAGCTGTTGGAACGTCGCAGCAGAGGCCTGGATTCAGAGGGTTTCGAGTCTAAAGCAGAAGAGGTCTTTGTCATGTCAAAGGTACTAGACGTGCTAGCAAGGGGGTGGTGCTTGATGGGACCTGAGCCTTTAGAGTCCTGCGAAGGGCTGTTTTCTTTGCCCCCAAAGGGAGACAGAGCCTTGTGTCTTGTAAGCCTGGCACCTCCTTTCACATGGTCCCATTCTCTGGGGTCCTTCTGCTGAGACTCTGCTGCTGACCCCAAAACCACATCTGTTGTAGAGACATGAGGCTGGTACTGCTGGGTCAGTGCTGTTGGGTCACTTGTCCCTGACAAGCGCTTTCCAGAAAGCTGCGCCTGTCCCACCAGTGGAGAGTCCTGATTCAGCAAGAGGCCCCGGCTGGCCTGAGACCTGTCAGCTTTCAGAGTGCTGAAGTTGGCAGCCAGCTTGAGCTCACCTTTCAGCTCCAGCCTGCTTGGGCTGAGCCTTGAGGTTGAGGTGTCCACAGGCGCTTTGGGCTTGTGCAGTGCAGCCTCTGTGGTGCGGGAGGTTGCTGGGTGcgagggcagggagctgctgagcATGCCAACTGTGTGTGCAGCACCTCTTCTGGTGCTGAAGTCCTGAAGGTACTGCTTGGCCTGGGAGACATCAACAAGGTTTCCAATAAGGTAAAGCTGCTTCTCATCCTCATGGCAAAGCAAGTGGGGATACAGTTTCTGTAGCTCATGTGTCAGAGCCCTGAGTGCCTGGCTGTCCATATCCAGTCCTCCCTTGGTGATCTTCTCCTTGCGCAAGCTCACCTCCAGCCGCTGGTAAAGCTGCTGCAGGGCCAGTCGGGCCTGCCGCAAGGCATCCATATCCCCAGACATACCTGCAGATGGTTGGAGGTACAGTGTGGCGATGCCATCGCTGCTAACATCCACCACATCCACACGATGCTGGTGTAGCACACCTTGGTACTCGGCAGCACAGAACCTCTGCATGTACAAGTAAATGTCTGAGTCCATCACTAGGGAAAAGTCCTCCAGCTGTTCCACAGCTTCCCTATCCACTGGGCTCCGAGGTGATGGGACTTTAGCTGCCTTTTCATACACCTGGTCCCAATTCGGCAGCTTGGCTGTCTCTCGTGCTGGCTCAGTAGAGTCAGGCACTTGCTGGTGATCATGCACTCTGGTCTCTTTGGCCACGTGGCTGGAATCTGGCAGGAGGATCTCTCCAACGGGTTGGCTCTTGAGGTTCAGGCTGCCCAGTAGGTCCCTGCTGAAGGCCTGCAGCTCAGTGAACGGTCCCTTAACTATGCAGTGTGTGCTCTTGGAGTCGAAGTGGAACTGCACATTGCTGTAGCCTTTACGCAAGTTCATCAGGAGGGTTTTGCCAGCAGGAAGCTTGCCATAGTCAACTATCATGCAAACGCGTATGAAGATCTGCAAGTAGATAGCAAGGGAGTGAGAGAGCGAGGACCAAAAATAACCCCCCTCCAAGGCACAGGGGGAGGCAAATGCACCTGACACTTGCTACAGCCCCTGCATTATTACGACAGAAGAGACGACATGATCCGCCACCTCTCCCTCTCAGCATCCTGCTTTCAAATGAGATGGGAGCATAACACAGGCAGGACTGAAAGACCCAGCCAGCCCAAGCAACTCTGGGACCTTGTACCCACAGTCAAAAGCTTTCTGCAAACAAGGAGTGCAAGGGGTAAATCACACAGAGATGCGGCCCCATTTCTACACGCTGGGAGCTCTGCAAACAGCCCAAACCCAGGAAATCCGCTGTCCCTTCTGCATCTGAAATGCTGTTGCCCTCTTGCTCTCCCAGAGCTTCAGCTGCAGACTTTCAGGCACCACAGGCTTGCAGAAAGCTCTGCAATGCCAGGCTAACTCCCGTGCCCTTGTTTTCAGTGCTCAGACATGAGAACATGAGACATGGCTACTGCCATACTCTCTTGAAACTGGAGGAAGAAGCAAGAACTCTCCAGTGACTCCTAGGCACCAGCCCATCTGTCTCCTAAGCTCTcctgagaaggagagaagaaaaatagactgTGCGTGTCCAGCTGATGACACGGTGTCTAGCTAATGACACGGCAGAGGCATTAACAGGTTCCCCCGTGTGTCAGCAGATGGGCTGGGGAATCGTGCCCCTTCCCTCCGGTCTGACCGTTCTTCCTTGCTTTGACAGGCACAAACACCAAACAAGCAAGTGCACGGCCCGCCTGGCAGTCCCTGGGTtattagcacagaaaaaaataattcctcatTTGAATATGAATAACAACGTTTGCTTTAAGTCTAATTAAGATTAAAGGAGAGAGGGAGGTCTCCCTTCCCAGGCCTGTCTGCCAGGCCACGGCCGGCCTGGGAGCCAGCCGGGGCCATCACGGCCGCCTGGGCAGGAGCCGTCCGCTCCTCGCTACCTCATCGGGGCTGGGCTCCGCGACGTGCGCCGTCACCTCCAGCGGGTATGTCTTCCCTCCGATGGACAGCACATGGCTCCTTGCCTCCAGGATCCTCTGGGCCACTGGGTGGGAAACCCGCAGCCGCCCGCGtcagcccggccccgggccggggggcagcagccccgtccctgcccggagcccgcggggacacggggcgggagggcgggggaggACGGGGCCCGGTGCTCGGCAGCGGGGGGAAGCGCCGTTACCTTCCCGCGCCTCGAAGGTGATGAGGGCGCAGGCCCGGGGCCCGGCCAGCACCCGGACGTCGGCGATCTCCCCGCCGCCGTTGCGGGAGCGCAGGAAGTGGATGGTCAGCTTGTCGGCCACCCTGTCGGGAGGCAGGTCGGCGGGGAGGCCCCCCACCCGCACCGTGCGGCCCGCCATGCCTGCGCAGAGAGGCCGCGGGCAGCCGGGGTGCCcgggagccccggcagcggctgccccccgccccgcggggctgcgccccggcccgggcccccctCGCCGCGCCggggcctcccccgccccgccccccccgcccccttccccggccgaggccccggcgcggcccctgcccggccccgccgccccgcgggccccagcgccgcgcagccccgagcgctgcggcccggcccggcctcgctacctgcgccccgctccggccccgccgccgccgccgccgggaaaCGAAAGCGAAACGGGTCCGCCCCGCCTCGGCCGGCGCCGgcaccgcccccggcccggcccggccgagccccgggccccgctcAGCGCCGCGggccggctcggcccggcccggccccggtgccCACAGAGCCCCTcccgggggcccggccccccgccgcccccgtgcCCGGGCCTTACCCACGGCTCTCGCGCACAGggcccatcctcatccccatccccatccccgcccggcccggccccagcacGACAGACACGGCGCTGCCGGCAGCTGCTTTAATGTGCGCGCTGTGCCCAGGGGCCAGCGGTCGCGCGAACTCCACCGCACCGGGCTGACGGCGCTGGCCAGCGCTAGCCCGCGTCCTCCATGAAAACGGCCACCCCGTGTCGTCCCGCCGGGACGTAGGCGAGGGCGTCCACCTCTCCCCCGCCGCGGCTGGCCTTCTGGAAGTGGATCTCCAGGGTGTCCCTCATGGGCTCCTCGCCCAGCACGTCTGGGATCCCCGAGAGCAGGACGGTcctggggcagcgggagggctggagctgggcagagccgggggtGAGCCGCAGCGGGCCCTGTGCCGcacggggcggcgggagggcgcgcAGGGAAGGGGACCCCTCGGGGCACTCGCTGAGCAGCGTGGAGTGCTGCTCTGCTTGGGGCCGCCGGCAGGAACCGCGCCTCGGGCTGCACGGCAGCGTGGGGAGCGGGTCTTCAGGAGCCCCCACCGTGCTGGCTCGCCCTGGGCTGGCAGGCACTGGTTGGCACCAGGGCTCGTGCCCTTACCTGCAGGTTAGTGATGTCTCCGCTCATGCACGGTGATATTTTGAGCTCGTATTTTCCTTTCCCAATAAGCACCTGGATGCGTCCTCTCTCAATTAGCGGCTCTGCCACTGCAGATGGAGAGGAAAGCCCTGAGCCGCCCAGGCTCCTGCTGAGCTCCAGGGGAGGTTACGTCCCGGCACAGACACCAAGGCTGgcactgcccagccccagctcaccTGCACCAGCACAGTCTCAGGGGAGACAGGACAGCCTGGGCTCACTCTGCCTTCCCTGTTCCCCACAGACACAGCTCCGCCTGCTCTCGGGAGAGGACCTGTGCCCCCCCAGAGGCGGCTGGGCTGCTCCCCCCTTGCCGGCAGCCCAAGCTCAACACGCCCCACGCACCTCCGTCCTGCACGAAGGTCAGCACCACCTGGCCAGAGCTGTCCAGGAACTCCCTGCTCTCCACCTCACCACCCCCATTCTTCGTCTTGCTGAAGAAGAGCTCCAGCTTGTCCAGCAGTGACTCCTCAGGGATGCCCAGGCTGGGCAGGTCAGACACGAGGATACTCCTGCTGCTCCGAGTCAGCCTGATCTGCGGGTGGCATAGGCCGGTCAgcaccagggcagggcagggccggccccAGAGCTCGGGGGAGCAGCGCAGAGCTGCGGCACTAATGCACTGAGCTGGGCCAGTACCAGCGACCCGGCAGGGGCGAGCTCGGGGAGCGgcggagcagagcagagcaaagctggtGCGTGCCTGGGGCAGCTCTGTGGTTCTCTGCGGTGCGGGGAGCAGCAGGCCCTCGGGACCTACCTCCAGGGCAGACGGCAGCAGTACGTCCACCGGCGCTGCCTGCACTCGCACCCTGCACCGCTctagctcctccagctcctccccgTAGCTCAGCTCCACCATGTGCTCCTTCACCTCTATGATCCTCTGGGCCACTGCAAGCAGGGAGAGCCCCCAGCTCAGGGGATCGACCGCCTGCTCCGAGCGCGCCGCAGGACAAGACACGGGGCAGCTAACACATTGTGGAGCGGGCATGATCCCGCACAACACTGGCAGAGGGGGCAGAGCTCTGAGCCCTGGCCcagggcaggggtgcagggcaggcCCCCAAAGCCGATCGACCAGGACACCTGGCTGTGGCAGCGCTCTTCTCGCTCTTACCCTCTGCCTTCTCAAAGGTGATGAGAGCTGAGCCCCCCAGCAGAGGGTAGTGGATCAGTGGGGTGAGCATCAGCTTGTTCATGTCCTCTTTGTTCGCCACAAGGCCCTTAAACACCATTTTCTTCTCTGGCAAGGCAGGCAGTACCTAGGTTCAAGGACACAGACAGCACCTGGAGGAGACTGGACCCTGCACAGGGCCTGTCTCTGCCCATCCACAGACTAGAAAGAAGCTCGTGGCTCAAAATAAACAGCTGGAGAGCCTCAGCAGAGTGTCTCCTAGGGTCTGGCTGAGCCTAGAGTCCCAAAGCCACGACTGGAGCTTCTGGTTCTGGCAGAGGAGCCACCTCTAGCAGGAGCTGTGCCAGTCGTCACACAGGGCCCAGCTGCATTcgcctgcagcctctccagccaGGCTCGCGCCCCTTGCCAGCAGACCCGAGTGCCCACACACACGCTGTTACCTTCACCGGATCCTCCCAGAGGACCCTCTTTCTCACTTCTTCCAGTTTCTTTTCCAGCAcctgcttctcctgcctcagtctgttcctctcctcctttgctAAAGAAATGCCCacctggaaggaaagagaggaggcaGTAAGGGAACCTCCAGGACGCGAGGGGCTGCAGCATGCTCTCCATTTTAAGCACAGCACTCTTCTTGGACATGGCTCCACCCACACTGTTTTTCTGCTCTTgactgcctgcagccctgccctggctcctcgtCGTTTGATGACAGCCCTTCCTCCACCACCACGGCACTAGCTCACTTCTTGGCACAGGCCTGACGTGACGTCCCGTGAGACCTCCACCGGGTCCAGAGCAAAGTGACCTCAGAGCCACGAGCCGAGTGATGCAGCCCCACCACCCACTGCCCCCTTTCCAAGCCCAAGACGACTCCTCCGACCACCAACCTGGCAGGATTTCTCTTCATCTCTGCTTAAAGACATTTGTTGCCCAAGATTTTTATGAAGAAGTTCTCCCTCTTTCCTCAGCTCTCGCGTCCTTTGCTCTACAGCTTCCTTGGCCATTTGCAGCTTCACATTGTCTTGCTCCAGAGCACTACAAAGCTCCTGTGAGAAGCGAGACCCTGCAGACATTGTGCCCCCCCCACCGGCTGTCCAGCCCCAGCACACGCTGCTGCTCGGCTGGGACGGCTGCTCGGCAGGCTGCtccccccggggagccccagACCCCTGTACAGGCCCTCTTAGCCGTgggacaccccctccccaccgctcGTAGTCCAAGAAAGAGTCAGAAACTCAGAATCCAAGAAAAGATCAGAGACCCAAGCCCGCAGCCTAGGCCGGCCGGGGCCCTCTAGGAGCGGGACGCACCTTGCAACGCTCCATCTCCTGCCGGACCTGCTCGGGGGTCGCCGCCGGGACGCCGTCCTCGGGGGGCGGCAGCTGGACGAAGGAGTCCTAAAGGCAGAGGGGCCtcagccgcgccgcgccgcgcccggccccgccgcgccccgctcccgcagccccgggggctcgGCCCCTCACCTCCTCCGAACCCATCTCCGCGGCGCCGGCGCTGGCGGCAGAACGGCGGCGGGTCAggccccgccggagccccggccccgcccggccaaGCCCGCGCCCCGAggccgccctccctgcccgcggccccgctgccgccgcggccccgcgctccTCCCGCTCTCCGCTTTCGCTTTCGCTtccgcggccccgccccggcggccccgggcggcggcagagccccggcccGCGCAACCCCGCCGAGGCAGCCGCGCCTTCCCCCTCGGCCCCCGCCCCACGCAACTCCCTtcccgggccccggcccccgcctgaCCTGTCCCCTGCGGCCCCGCGCCGGTCCTTGACACCCCGACTCGCCCTCCACGCCCCGGGCGGCCGGGGAAGGCCGTCACTTGCACGGGGTGAAGACGATCTGCGAAGGTAACCGAGCCCCTGACATCCCGCGGTACCACCGCTGCTCCCAGCGCCTGCAGCCAGAGACCAGACGCAGGCAGGGGGAACGGCccgctccccttccctctcccacccccgtTCTCAGATGGGGTCCCATCATTTTGGCAACCAGACTTCCAGCAGGTGCAGGAACGGCGTGAATCGCCCCTCGGCcgcaggaaggggaaaaagcagcctcGGCCCTGCCGCGGGGCGGGAGGTGCCTGAGGACAGTCCCCCCGAGACAGCACCTTCACCCG
The nucleotide sequence above comes from Mycteria americana isolate JAX WOST 10 ecotype Jacksonville Zoo and Gardens chromosome 22, USCA_MyAme_1.0, whole genome shotgun sequence. Encoded proteins:
- the LOC142419855 gene encoding uncharacterized protein LOC142419855 codes for the protein MAGRTVRVGGLPADLPPDRVADKLTIHFLRSRNGGGEIADVRVLAGPRACALITFEAREVAQRILEARSHVLSIGGKTYPLEVTAHVAEPSPDEIFIRVCMIVDYGKLPAGKTLLMNLRKGYSNVQFHFDSKSTHCIVKGPFTELQAFSRDLLGSLNLKSQPVGEILLPDSSHVAKETRVHDHQQVPDSTEPARETAKLPNWDQVYEKAAKVPSPRSPVDREAVEQLEDFSLVMDSDIYLYMQRFCAAEYQGVLHQHRVDVVDVSSDGIATLYLQPSAGMSGDMDALRQARLALQQLYQRLEVSLRKEKITKGGLDMDSQALRALTHELQKLYPHLLCHEDEKQLYLIGNLVDVSQAKQYLQDFSTRRGAAHTVGMLSSSLPSHPATSRTTEAALHKPKAPVDTSTSRLSPSRLELKGELKLAANFSTLKADRSQASRGLLLNQDSPLVGQAQLSGKRLSGTSDPTALTQQYQPHVSTTDVVLGSAAESQQKDPREWDHVKGGARLTRHKALSPFGGKENSPSQDSKGSGPIKHHPLASTSSTFDMTKTSSALDSKPSESRPLLRRSNSFSLPRSKESAKPQDTGRAGGGGSRVSEEMSLDSLQWSYLKDVCRSAIDELCRDGGVQISEHRTGDCTVLTLQAVDRSRLIQAKWKVEALVQKCPDLVCQSMSYSELAVDGPDDSALSELCSLLRGNSLQVGLSKDKYKLYLACPKEMLPGVTEAFRVFSSRRLRALKSSSLSPGSESTGHLSVIQPSRSQDTVPGAALPSSLESLQMGLQHLNISDKADHADVLGAFQLPEAEEKRSPSPWGFQQALGQEEADDHVVQGGSSLLSPTIVDKPSPAGLRESQEQLKTKLSVGEPDIARLKQVLPDRFQFARDKSRGGHNEAMGQLRSPVPAADGAPHSLPTWLYRAAAAEPPAAVAEQSPAAEPRGQERALLPTGRSNVQEEPDLSSQQTRGPSLGQESGKTPLGRCDACQGSGVTCQAPCGHALCRTCFAADSMQPACCSSSSVAPSRKISGTFKISSLSQSLPGYYRDLTLQITYNIPDGVQGVGDPHPGQPYKGGNFYAFLPDNKEGQKTAMLLKKAFEHGLTFQIKSCNGEERVTWGLIPHKTSWDGGKARNGYPDTQYLREVCTVLKKLGMV
- the IFI35 gene encoding interferon-induced 35 kDa protein, yielding MGSEEDSFVQLPPPEDGVPAATPEQVRQEMERCKELCSALEQDNVKLQMAKEAVEQRTRELRKEGELLHKNLGQQMSLSRDEEKSCQVGISLAKEERNRLRQEKQVLEKKLEEVRKRVLWEDPVKVLPALPEKKMVFKGLVANKEDMNKLMLTPLIHYPLLGGSALITFEKAEVAQRIIEVKEHMVELSYGEELEELERCRVRVQAAPVDVLLPSALEIRLTRSSRSILVSDLPSLGIPEESLLDKLELFFSKTKNGGGEVESREFLDSSGQVVLTFVQDGVAEPLIERGRIQVLIGKGKYELKISPCMSGDITNLQLQPSRCPRTVLLSGIPDVLGEEPMRDTLEIHFQKASRGGGEVDALAYVPAGRHGVAVFMEDAG